Proteins encoded in a region of the Bacteroidota bacterium genome:
- a CDS encoding M42 family metallopeptidase — MAKQKSILNDKSLKFLREYLNNPSPTGFESGGQKIWLNYLKPYIDDYFVDTYGTVVGVINPKAPYKVVIEAHADEISWFVHYITKDGFIYLRRNGGSDHQIAPSKRVNIHTDKGIVKGIFGWPAIHVRDAAKEETPTLKNIFLDIGCKSDKEVEALGVHVGCVITYEDEFMELNDRYYVGRALDNRIGGFMIAEVARLLKEKKDKLPFGLYIVNSVQEEVGLNGAQMIARKINPNVAIVTDVCHCTQTPMMNKITSGDQACGKGPVLSYAPAVQNNLLKLVIDTAKKNKIEFQRQAASRATGTDTDAFAYSTDGIASVLISLPLRYMHTTVESVHKQDVEDVIKLMYHSLKSIKNNHDFRYIK; from the coding sequence ATGGCTAAGCAAAAATCAATTCTGAACGATAAATCCTTAAAGTTTTTACGTGAATATTTAAATAATCCATCACCAACCGGTTTCGAGTCGGGCGGACAAAAAATCTGGTTAAATTATTTAAAGCCTTATATCGATGATTATTTCGTTGATACCTATGGCACTGTTGTAGGTGTCATCAATCCGAAAGCGCCTTACAAAGTAGTGATTGAAGCGCATGCAGACGAAATCAGTTGGTTTGTGCATTATATCACTAAAGACGGATTTATTTATTTACGTCGTAATGGCGGAAGCGACCATCAAATCGCACCTTCCAAGCGAGTAAATATTCATACAGACAAAGGCATTGTAAAAGGAATATTTGGTTGGCCGGCTATTCACGTGCGTGATGCAGCAAAAGAAGAAACGCCAACTTTAAAGAATATATTTTTAGATATCGGTTGTAAGTCAGACAAAGAAGTAGAGGCTTTAGGCGTGCATGTTGGATGTGTTATAACTTACGAAGATGAGTTTATGGAGTTAAACGATCGTTATTATGTAGGTCGTGCTTTGGATAATCGCATCGGTGGTTTTATGATTGCCGAAGTGGCCCGTTTGCTTAAGGAGAAAAAAGATAAGTTACCATTCGGATTATATATTGTTAACTCTGTTCAGGAAGAGGTTGGATTAAACGGTGCTCAAATGATTGCCCGTAAAATTAATCCGAATGTGGCTATTGTAACAGATGTGTGTCATTGTACGCAAACACCAATGATGAACAAAATTACAAGTGGCGATCAGGCTTGCGGCAAGGGTCCTGTGTTGAGTTACGCGCCGGCTGTGCAGAATAATTTATTGAAATTAGTCATCGATACTGCTAAGAAAAATAAAATTGAATTTCAACGTCAGGCAGCTTCGCGCGCAACAGGAACAGACACCGACGCATTTGCTTATAGCACCGATGGTATTGCATCAGTGTTGATTTCTCTACCGTTGCGTTACATGCATACCACAGTTGAAAGTGTACATAAACAAGACGTAGAAGACGTGATCAAACTCATGTATCACTCTTTAAAATCAATTAAGAACAATCACGATTTTCGTTACATTAAATAA
- a CDS encoding aldose 1-epimerase family protein, which translates to MAVYSINNSFLEVKVNSFGAELISLLTSDGTELLWQASKDIWPRFAPVLFPIVGRLKNGRTEYNGNSYNLSQHGFARDKEFVLIEQSNSCLKFELTADEATLELFPFHFSLIIAYTLTDNTLDVSYQIFNPDNKELLFSIGAHPGFSTTRFSEENIHDYYLEIDGLSHLTAERLQDGLLSGSTYNIDLDKGVLPLSIELFNNDALVFKNNQINSIRLKSKKSKNVIELICKDWPYFGIWSKKGCDKFVCLEPWYGITDTTNSKGELQSKEGIIKLNPCTVKAVSYQISLL; encoded by the coding sequence ATGGCGGTTTATTCCATCAATAATAGTTTTCTTGAAGTAAAAGTTAATTCATTTGGCGCGGAGTTAATTTCGTTATTAACCTCCGATGGAACTGAATTATTGTGGCAAGCCAGCAAAGATATTTGGCCACGATTCGCTCCGGTATTGTTTCCTATAGTCGGACGATTAAAAAATGGCCGTACCGAGTATAATGGTAATAGTTATAATTTAAGTCAGCATGGTTTCGCTCGCGATAAAGAGTTTGTTTTGATAGAGCAATCCAATAGTTGTTTGAAATTTGAACTTACGGCTGATGAAGCTACCCTTGAATTATTTCCTTTCCACTTCTCGTTAATCATAGCGTATACTTTAACAGACAATACGCTCGACGTGTCTTATCAGATATTCAATCCGGATAATAAGGAATTATTATTTAGTATCGGCGCGCATCCGGGATTTTCAACTACGCGATTCAGCGAAGAAAACATACACGATTATTATTTGGAAATAGACGGACTTTCTCATTTAACTGCGGAGCGATTGCAAGACGGTTTACTCAGCGGCAGTACTTATAATATCGATCTTGATAAAGGCGTATTGCCTTTAAGTATTGAGCTTTTCAATAATGATGCTTTGGTTTTTAAAAATAATCAGATTAACAGCATCAGACTTAAATCAAAAAAATCGAAGAATGTAATCGAGCTGATTTGTAAGGATTGGCCTTATTTTGGTATTTGGTCAAAAAAGGGATGTGATAAGTTTGTTTGCTTAGAGCCTTGGTACGGTATAACGGACACTACGAATAGCAAAGGAGAATTACAAAGCAAAGAGGGAATTATTAAATTAAATCCCTGCACTGTAAAAGCTGTAAGCTATCAAATTAGTTTACTTTAG
- a CDS encoding DUF493 family protein → MSKVNFEELRKKLNETQTYPSVYMFKFIMSAEHRKIALIENLFGGDAEIYTKESDKGKYISITVKEVVMSTDEIIDIYSKASDIEGVMFL, encoded by the coding sequence ATGAGCAAGGTAAATTTCGAAGAACTAAGAAAAAAATTGAACGAAACTCAAACCTATCCTTCTGTGTATATGTTTAAGTTTATAATGAGTGCCGAACATCGTAAAATAGCGCTCATCGAAAATCTGTTTGGCGGCGATGCTGAGATCTATACAAAGGAGAGTGATAAAGGGAAGTACATTAGTATTACTGTGAAAGAAGTGGTAATGAGTACGGATGAAATCATAGATATATACAGTAAGGCGTCCGACATTGAAGGCGTTATGTTTTTATAA
- a CDS encoding c-type cytochrome produces the protein MTRKKIIFLFSITILTSCKVDPEIKPELPADNIQQVIPKGWPQPVYQFQNNPLTIDGFKLGRELFYEEMLSRDNTVSCGSCHQQFAAFAHSEHDVSHGIDGLLGNRNSPVLFNLNWHPAFMWDGGVNHIEVQPLAPITNPVEMDETMQNVINKLSNSQKYKNLFKNAYGDETVNTERIFKSMAQFMGMLYSYKSKYDLHINGEQGGEFTAQQTSGYNLFKSKCAQCHSEPLLSDFTYRNNGLSINASLQDSGRARITGDLNDLYKFKVPTLRNVLQSGPYMHDGRFTTLKQVLDHYDTGINTSSTLDPLLSTGIPLTEQEKADIIEFLSTLSDYDFLYDERFKDPN, from the coding sequence ATGACCAGGAAAAAAATCATATTTCTTTTTAGTATTACTATACTAACTAGCTGTAAGGTTGATCCTGAAATCAAACCCGAATTACCTGCTGATAACATTCAGCAGGTAATTCCAAAGGGTTGGCCTCAGCCTGTCTATCAATTTCAAAACAATCCTTTAACTATAGATGGTTTTAAATTAGGCCGCGAATTGTTCTATGAAGAAATGCTTTCCCGTGACAATACCGTTTCTTGCGGAAGTTGTCACCAGCAATTTGCTGCATTTGCTCATTCTGAACACGATGTGAGTCATGGTATTGATGGTTTATTAGGCAACCGTAATTCACCTGTGCTGTTTAATTTAAATTGGCATCCAGCTTTTATGTGGGACGGAGGGGTTAATCATATTGAAGTACAACCATTGGCGCCAATTACAAATCCGGTAGAGATGGATGAAACCATGCAGAATGTGATTAACAAATTAAGCAATAGCCAGAAATACAAAAATTTATTCAAAAATGCCTATGGTGATGAAACTGTAAATACGGAGAGGATTTTTAAGTCGATGGCGCAATTCATGGGTATGCTTTATAGCTATAAAAGCAAGTATGATTTACACATTAATGGAGAACAAGGCGGAGAATTTACTGCACAGCAAACAAGCGGGTACAATTTATTTAAATCCAAATGTGCACAGTGTCATAGCGAACCATTATTATCTGATTTCACTTACAGGAATAACGGACTAAGCATCAACGCCTCGTTACAAGATTCAGGCAGAGCGCGGATTACAGGCGACTTAAACGATCTTTATAAATTTAAAGTTCCAACCTTAAGAAATGTTTTGCAAAGCGGGCCTTACATGCACGATGGACGCTTTACTACATTAAAACAAGTGTTGGATCATTATGACACAGGGATTAATACAAGTAGTACACTCGATCCATTACTAAGTACAGGTATTCCGCTTACAGAGCAAGAGAAAGCAGATATTATTGAATTTCTATCTACGCTAAGTGATTATGATTTTTTATATGACGAACGATTTAAAGACCCTAACTAA
- a CDS encoding alpha/beta hydrolase — MKPFKVILFLVFLTKALCSQHNAYFFKSDWENVKLEKEYIPTKDDTCITFASVRTCSESEKNFMGYDCDKNVNIKYFNIYFNGDKWRAVPKKSLQECLNGEDSLHAVTFVEGFGRTFLTALDRATLFSRQYGYHIIMFDWPTYRPAMKSGKNYKLTLKESETLAPYFSQFLSELSTLKNNQPQTFKTLSLLMHSMGNLLMMHAVKGNQITVKDTLFNSIIMNSSCVPQKKHRVWVEKINIQQHLYITRNNRDRTLNGAKIISGFKRQLGERPRKPYAKNALYLNFSRVLDREHNYFLYPSVLKRKPYIKELYRVLLIGKEPDFNDENRYIKKPKRHAIDLFDLEEAQKGGISLGVGM, encoded by the coding sequence GTGAAACCTTTTAAAGTAATTTTATTCTTAGTTTTCTTAACGAAAGCACTGTGCTCACAACACAATGCCTACTTCTTTAAAAGCGATTGGGAAAACGTAAAGCTCGAAAAGGAATATATCCCCACAAAGGATGATACCTGCATTACTTTCGCGTCTGTTCGAACATGTTCCGAGAGCGAAAAAAATTTCATGGGTTATGATTGCGATAAGAATGTAAATATTAAATATTTCAATATTTATTTTAACGGTGATAAATGGAGAGCAGTACCAAAGAAAAGTCTTCAGGAGTGTTTAAATGGTGAAGATAGTTTGCATGCGGTAACCTTTGTTGAAGGATTTGGAAGAACCTTTCTTACGGCTTTAGATAGAGCTACATTATTTAGCCGGCAATACGGATATCATATCATTATGTTCGATTGGCCAACCTATCGTCCCGCCATGAAAAGCGGTAAAAATTATAAACTCACATTAAAGGAAAGTGAAACGTTAGCCCCTTATTTCTCACAATTTCTGAGTGAATTAAGCACTTTGAAGAATAATCAGCCGCAAACTTTTAAAACCTTATCCTTACTCATGCACAGTATGGGAAATCTCTTAATGATGCATGCGGTTAAAGGCAATCAGATTACGGTAAAAGACACCTTGTTTAATAGCATCATCATGAATTCTTCCTGTGTTCCACAAAAGAAGCATCGTGTATGGGTAGAGAAAATCAACATACAGCAACATTTATATATTACACGCAATAACCGCGATCGTACCTTAAATGGAGCAAAAATTATTTCCGGCTTTAAACGTCAGTTAGGAGAACGGCCTCGTAAACCTTACGCTAAAAACGCACTTTATTTAAACTTTAGCAGGGTTTTAGATCGGGAACATAATTACTTTTTGTACCCTTCAGTATTAAAACGAAAGCCATATATTAAGGAGCTTTATCGTGTATTACTCATTGGTAAGGAGCCTGATTTTAATGACGAGAACCGTTATATCAAAAAGCCGAAACGGCATGCCATTGATTTGTTTGATTTGGAAGAGGCTCAGAAGGGCGGAATCAGTCTTGGTGTTGGTATGTAA
- a CDS encoding GH3 auxin-responsive promoter family protein — protein sequence MAAILGSIIKRTIDIRGKIPHWKNPYKLQVKQLRKLLTKAQNTAFGQHYKFDRILLEDDIIKAYQKNVKIYDYSSIYKEWWHRSLKGEAYVCWPEQIKYFALSSGTSEASSKYIPVTKDMLKNFKKGSIRQMLAMAHYDLPKEHFQKGFLAIGGSTALDFNGTYYEGDLSGITAANIPTWFQHFYKPGKQISKYKDWDTKLSEIVKAAKDWDIGIIVGVPAWVQILMEKIIEHYKVKTIHDIWPNLRIYVHAGVSIAPYMKSISKLTRFPLIFSDTYLASEGLIAFQERPNVEQGMRMLLDAGLFYEFVPFNESNFDGDGNIRPEAQALCIKEVEEGKEYALLLSSCSGAWRYLIGDVVKFTSLEHSEIVITGRTKHFLSLCGEHLSVENMSKAISFTAEQMGIEINEFAVAGIPHGNLFAHHWYIGSNVKVSADALREKIDEHLKVINDDYRVERSSALKEVIVTVLPDDAFIDFLASKGKLGSAHKFPRVMKGKQLEEWQEFIKKYQA from the coding sequence ATGGCCGCTATTTTAGGTTCTATAATTAAACGCACCATTGATATTCGCGGAAAAATTCCGCACTGGAAAAATCCGTACAAACTTCAGGTGAAGCAATTACGTAAATTGTTAACCAAAGCTCAGAACACGGCATTTGGACAGCACTATAAATTCGACCGTATTTTATTGGAAGACGATATTATCAAAGCTTACCAAAAAAACGTAAAGATTTATGATTACAGCAGTATTTACAAAGAATGGTGGCACCGTAGTTTGAAAGGTGAAGCTTATGTGTGTTGGCCCGAGCAAATAAAATATTTCGCTTTAAGTTCAGGTACTTCAGAAGCTTCGAGCAAATACATTCCTGTAACAAAGGATATGTTGAAGAATTTTAAGAAGGGAAGTATTCGTCAGATGTTAGCGATGGCGCATTATGATTTGCCTAAGGAACATTTCCAAAAAGGTTTTTTAGCGATAGGAGGAAGTACTGCTCTTGATTTTAATGGAACATACTACGAAGGCGATTTGAGTGGAATTACAGCGGCTAATATTCCAACCTGGTTCCAGCATTTTTATAAACCTGGTAAGCAAATTTCTAAATACAAAGATTGGGATACCAAACTTTCTGAAATTGTAAAAGCAGCTAAAGATTGGGATATCGGAATTATTGTTGGCGTACCGGCATGGGTTCAAATCTTGATGGAAAAAATCATAGAACATTACAAGGTCAAAACTATTCATGATATCTGGCCCAATCTCCGAATTTATGTTCACGCAGGTGTGTCCATTGCGCCTTACATGAAGAGTATTAGTAAGCTAACCAGATTCCCTTTAATTTTTTCGGATACATATTTAGCATCCGAAGGATTAATTGCTTTTCAGGAAAGACCTAATGTAGAGCAAGGAATGCGCATGTTATTGGATGCAGGATTGTTTTACGAATTCGTTCCTTTTAATGAAAGTAATTTCGATGGAGATGGAAACATTAGACCGGAAGCACAAGCTTTGTGTATAAAGGAAGTTGAGGAGGGAAAAGAATACGCCTTGTTATTGTCCAGTTGTTCCGGTGCTTGGCGTTATTTAATCGGCGATGTTGTTAAGTTCACAAGTTTGGAACACAGTGAAATTGTTATTACGGGTCGTACTAAGCATTTTTTAAGTTTATGCGGCGAACACTTATCCGTTGAGAATATGAGTAAGGCCATTAGTTTTACAGCGGAGCAAATGGGCATAGAGATTAATGAATTTGCCGTTGCCGGAATTCCGCACGGTAATTTGTTTGCACACCATTGGTATATTGGTTCTAACGTAAAAGTGAGTGCAGATGCTTTACGTGAAAAAATCGACGAGCATTTGAAAGTCATTAATGATGATTATAGAGTTGAGCGCAGTTCAGCTTTGAAGGAAGTTATCGTAACTGTTCTGCCTGACGATGCCTTTATTGATTTTTTAGCAAGCAAAGGAAAATTGGGATCGGCTCATAAATTCCCTCGTGTGATGAAGGGTAAACAATTAGAAGAATGGCAGGAATTCATTAAAAAATATCAGGCGTAA
- a CDS encoding LysE family transporter: MILSLIYQTIIIVILLTFSFGPAFFALINTGIKHGYRPGALLAAGVVLSDLFVCMIIIAMVHFGAVNFLQDEKNQRFAGIVAGIILIVFGAFYFRKPVTKSEESIEIKVPSPLMLILKGFFMNLFNPAVWFLWLGNVTAVGKTFDYSMIKMIIYFSIVLGLVLLVELFKVFLAGKIKKFLTDKIMSTINHVTGAALIVFGIVLIYNHFFWHK; the protein is encoded by the coding sequence TTGATTTTAAGTCTCATATATCAAACCATCATCATTGTTATTCTTTTGACCTTTTCGTTTGGTCCGGCATTTTTTGCATTAATTAATACCGGTATTAAACACGGTTACAGACCCGGAGCCTTACTCGCGGCGGGTGTTGTGTTATCCGATTTGTTTGTATGTATGATTATTATCGCGATGGTTCATTTTGGCGCCGTTAATTTTTTACAGGATGAAAAGAATCAGCGCTTCGCGGGAATTGTGGCGGGTATTATCTTAATTGTTTTTGGTGCGTTTTATTTTAGAAAGCCGGTAACAAAATCAGAGGAGAGTATTGAAATAAAAGTGCCTTCACCATTGATGTTAATTTTAAAGGGATTTTTCATGAACTTATTTAACCCTGCTGTCTGGTTTTTATGGTTAGGTAACGTTACTGCTGTTGGGAAAACATTCGACTATTCAATGATAAAAATGATAATTTATTTTTCGATAGTATTAGGGTTGGTATTGTTGGTTGAATTATTCAAAGTGTTTTTAGCTGGTAAAATCAAAAAGTTTCTCACCGATAAAATTATGTCAACAATTAATCACGTTACAGGCGCGGCATTAATTGTATTTGGCATCGTATTAATTTATAATCACTTTTTTTGGCATAAATGA
- a CDS encoding 1-acyl-sn-glycerol-3-phosphate acyltransferase: MQNWPYLVYLFFTKRKLFFTLLVLAVCGVLGFYASKIRLEEDITRFVPKDKNTANINSILSNLKSKDKLVLHFYSDSGDKIDKIIESADAVYDSILNQLPDTAYAGITYKVSDNTMQGVYDIFYRNLPFYLNESDYERLSGLISKDSVDYTLKRDYEALLSPSGIVLSKYIRRDPLNIVPLALKKINNIQLDENFETHDGAIVTKDHKHLLMFVTPAYAATETAKNKPLIDTVKSLAKRYSNAEIKVEPFGACMVSLGNAEQLRKDTILTTTITVILISLLIGLYFKNPFPIVFIFLPVGFGMAFSLAMLFLFKGVVSAIAVAAGAAVLGIAINYSLHFFTHYKHVRDVKEVIADLTVPMLIGCTTTVGAFFSLVFTKSEALHDFGQFAGFCLIGALLFSVLVLPHLLKLSFKKEKEEEVHHDSWLDKLVSYRPDKNKLVALAALIITITLSFFASNVGFESDMNKMSYMDEETRLAEKHLDEINNFAARSVYIFASGNTLQKAVSLNDKIYTQLDSLKQNNEIKRVSSIASVFPSQKTQKERLNKWNAFFTNETKDSLKQHIITYGANYKFKPEAFQSFYDLMQSDFKEIPQEDLDSIKKNLLSEYVSIVKGKPTVLTHVKVDAEKKEKLYELFKDNENIIVFDRQHLTSQFVDVISSDFSTILWITSILVFGFMLLSHGRLELAIINFMPMFISWLWILGLMGILGIKFNVINIIISTFIFGLGDDYSIFIMDGLLTEYKYGKKNLSSYKTSILLSALTTVIGIGVMIFAKHPALQSIALITILGMICVVLVSFVIQPFLFNWLVLNRRYRGLQPYTLKYLLITFFGFIMFTVFSSILTLLGLLIITIYPAGKKKRKLAFHYVIAYTFRAVLGIFFNVKKKIINENKEDFSKPALIIANHQSHIDLALTLQLHPKIIAFTNDWVYNSPFYGWIVKMADYYPASAGYENSLEKLESMVKDGYSILIFPEGTRSIDGEIHRFHKGAFLLAEKLQLDILPVLLHGAGDAVTKKDFHFKDGALTVKYLPRITPDNKTFGNTYQERTKGICNYMRVEYDKMRETCEPVEYFRSRLINNYIYKGPVLEWYCRIKTALEGNYKLFESLMPKQGKIIDVGCGYGFLPYMLMYKSKHREILGLDYDEDKIAVAANCVHKTEKVNFETADVTVFEFPKADGIIISDVLHYLNPEHQVSVVNKLAGSLNKNGVLVIRDADADLKSRQAGTWYTEFISTKVAGFNKTKEEGLHFVSGKLIKDTIAKFPDLSLEVIDNTKLTSNITYVIRKA; this comes from the coding sequence ATGCAGAATTGGCCCTATCTGGTTTATCTTTTTTTTACCAAACGTAAGTTGTTTTTTACGCTTTTGGTTTTGGCTGTCTGTGGTGTACTTGGTTTTTATGCTTCCAAAATTAGGTTAGAAGAGGATATCACGCGCTTCGTCCCCAAAGATAAAAACACCGCTAACATCAATTCGATTCTCAGTAATTTAAAATCAAAGGATAAATTAGTTCTGCATTTTTATTCGGATTCAGGTGATAAAATTGATAAAATCATTGAATCTGCCGATGCGGTTTACGATTCTATTCTTAATCAATTACCGGATACTGCGTATGCAGGCATTACCTATAAGGTTTCTGATAACACCATGCAGGGTGTTTATGATATTTTCTATCGCAACTTGCCTTTTTATTTGAACGAAAGCGATTATGAGAGGTTAAGCGGACTAATCAGCAAAGACAGTGTTGATTACACACTAAAACGTGATTATGAAGCTTTATTAAGTCCCAGTGGCATTGTTCTTTCTAAGTATATTCGTCGCGACCCCTTAAACATTGTTCCGCTTGCCTTAAAAAAAATCAACAACATTCAGCTGGATGAAAATTTTGAAACGCATGATGGCGCCATCGTAACAAAAGACCATAAGCATTTGCTAATGTTTGTAACACCGGCTTATGCTGCAACAGAAACAGCGAAGAACAAGCCGTTAATAGATACAGTAAAATCTTTAGCAAAAAGATATAGCAATGCAGAAATAAAAGTAGAGCCATTTGGAGCCTGTATGGTTTCATTAGGAAATGCCGAGCAATTGAGAAAGGATACAATTCTCACAACGACGATTACGGTTATTTTGATTTCCCTGCTTATAGGTTTGTACTTTAAAAATCCTTTTCCAATTGTATTTATTTTTTTACCGGTTGGGTTTGGCATGGCGTTTTCATTGGCCATGTTGTTTTTATTTAAAGGCGTTGTATCAGCCATTGCAGTAGCAGCAGGCGCGGCGGTACTAGGAATTGCCATCAATTACAGCTTACACTTCTTTACACATTACAAACACGTTCGAGACGTGAAGGAAGTAATTGCTGATTTAACTGTTCCAATGCTCATCGGGTGTACAACAACAGTTGGTGCATTTTTTAGTTTAGTTTTTACCAAGAGTGAAGCTTTACATGATTTCGGACAATTCGCAGGCTTTTGTTTAATCGGAGCCCTGCTATTTTCGGTTTTGGTATTACCACATTTATTGAAATTGTCGTTTAAAAAGGAAAAGGAGGAAGAGGTTCATCACGATTCCTGGTTAGATAAATTAGTGAGTTATCGTCCAGATAAAAATAAATTGGTTGCATTGGCCGCGCTCATTATCACGATAACACTCAGTTTCTTCGCTTCCAATGTTGGTTTCGAGAGTGACATGAACAAGATGAGTTACATGGATGAGGAAACGCGGTTAGCAGAGAAACATTTAGATGAGATTAACAATTTCGCTGCCCGTTCGGTGTATATTTTTGCAAGCGGCAATACCTTGCAGAAGGCTGTAAGTTTGAACGATAAAATTTACACGCAGTTAGATTCTTTAAAGCAGAATAATGAGATTAAACGGGTAAGTTCGATCGCTTCTGTATTTCCTTCTCAAAAAACGCAGAAAGAGAGATTAAATAAATGGAATGCTTTTTTTACCAATGAAACAAAGGATAGCTTAAAGCAACACATTATTACATACGGAGCAAATTACAAATTTAAACCCGAGGCATTTCAGTCGTTTTACGATTTAATGCAGTCTGATTTTAAGGAAATCCCGCAAGAAGATTTGGATTCCATTAAAAAGAATCTCTTGTCAGAATATGTTTCCATTGTAAAAGGCAAGCCAACCGTGTTGACGCACGTAAAGGTAGATGCGGAGAAAAAAGAAAAGTTGTACGAATTATTTAAGGATAATGAAAACATTATTGTATTCGATCGTCAACACCTTACTTCGCAATTTGTAGATGTTATCAGTTCTGATTTTTCAACCATACTTTGGATTACTTCCATTTTGGTATTTGGTTTTATGCTTTTATCACACGGACGATTAGAATTAGCGATTATCAATTTTATGCCAATGTTTATTTCGTGGCTGTGGATTTTAGGTTTAATGGGGATTTTGGGAATTAAATTCAATGTCATCAATATTATTATATCCACTTTTATTTTTGGTTTGGGCGACGATTATTCCATTTTTATTATGGATGGTTTGCTCACCGAATATAAATACGGAAAGAAAAACTTAAGCAGTTACAAAACCTCCATTTTACTTTCTGCCTTAACAACAGTGATTGGAATTGGTGTAATGATTTTCGCGAAACATCCGGCTTTGCAATCCATTGCGCTCATCACCATACTAGGAATGATTTGCGTTGTTTTGGTATCCTTCGTTATACAACCTTTTCTTTTTAATTGGTTAGTGTTGAACAGACGTTACAGAGGCTTACAGCCATATACATTAAAGTACTTACTCATTACGTTTTTCGGTTTTATAATGTTTACTGTTTTCTCATCTATATTAACCTTATTAGGATTATTAATCATTACCATTTATCCGGCAGGGAAGAAAAAGCGCAAGCTCGCATTTCATTATGTGATTGCCTATACATTCAGAGCCGTTCTGGGTATTTTCTTTAATGTAAAAAAGAAGATTATCAATGAAAACAAAGAAGATTTTTCTAAGCCGGCGTTAATTATTGCCAATCATCAATCGCATATTGATTTAGCATTAACGCTGCAGTTGCATCCTAAAATTATTGCTTTTACAAACGATTGGGTTTATAATTCTCCATTTTACGGATGGATTGTAAAGATGGCAGATTATTATCCGGCTTCCGCTGGCTATGAAAATAGTTTGGAGAAATTAGAATCGATGGTGAAAGACGGTTATTCTATTTTAATTTTCCCTGAAGGAACAAGAAGTATTGATGGAGAAATTCATCGTTTTCACAAAGGCGCATTTTTACTCGCGGAAAAATTACAATTAGATATTTTGCCGGTGTTGTTACATGGTGCCGGTGATGCTGTCACCAAGAAAGATTTTCATTTTAAAGATGGGGCTTTAACAGTGAAGTATCTGCCTCGCATAACGCCAGACAATAAAACATTCGGCAATACTTATCAGGAAAGAACGAAAGGTATCTGTAATTACATGCGTGTTGAATATGATAAGATGCGGGAAACGTGTGAGCCGGTGGAATATTTCCGCTCACGATTAATTAATAATTATATTTATAAGGGTCCGGTTCTCGAATGGTATTGCCGTATTAAAACTGCCCTGGAAGGAAATTATAAATTGTTCGAGAGCCTAATGCCAAAGCAAGGAAAAATTATTGATGTTGGTTGTGGCTATGGATTTTTGCCATACATGCTGATGTATAAGAGTAAGCACCGCGAAATTTTGGGATTGGATTACGACGAAGATAAAATTGCAGTGGCGGCTAATTGCGTACATAAAACCGAAAAAGTAAATTTTGAAACAGCTGATGTAACAGTCTTTGAATTTCCAAAGGCAGACGGAATTATCATCAGTGATGTGTTACATTATTTAAATCCGGAACACCAGGTGTCTGTCGTAAATAAATTAGCCGGAAGCTTAAATAAAAATGGTGTGTTGGTAATTCGCGATGCAGATGCTGATTTAAAATCTAGGCAGGCCGGAACATGGTATACCGAATTTATCAGTACAAAAGTGGCAGGCTTCAACAAAACAAAAGAGGAAGGATTACATTTTGTGAGTGGAAAATTAATTAAAGATACCATTGCTAAATTTCCGGATTTGAGTCTGGAAGTAATTGATAACACCAAGCTTACTTCCAATATAACCTATGTGATTCGTAAGGCCTAA